One stretch of Mus pahari chromosome 5, PAHARI_EIJ_v1.1, whole genome shotgun sequence DNA includes these proteins:
- the LOC110321808 gene encoding gamma-crystallin B, whose amino-acid sequence MGKITFFEDRSFQGRCYECSSDCPNLQTYFSRCNSVRVDSGCWMLYERPNYQGHQYFLRRGEYPDYQQWMGFSDSIRSCRLIPQHSGTYRMRIYERDDFRGQMSEITDDCLSLQDRFHLSEIHSLNVMEGCWVLYEMPSYRGRQFLLRPGEYRRYLDWGAANAKVGSFRRVMDFY is encoded by the exons ATGGGAAAG ATCACCTTCTTCGAGGACCGCAGCTTCCAGGGCCGCTGCTACGAGTGCAGCAGCGACTGCCCCAACCTGCAGACCTACTTCAGCCGCTGCAATTCTGTGCGCGTGGACAGTGGCTGCTGGATGCTCTATGAGCGCCCCAACTACCAGGGCCACCAGTACTTCCTGAGACGTGGAGAATACCCTGACTACCAGCAGTGGATGGGTTTCAGCGACTCCATCCGCTCCTGCCGCCTCATCCCCCAA cactctGGCACTTACAGAATGAGGATCTACGAAAGAGATGACTTCAGAGGACAAATGTCAGAGATCACAGATGATTGTCTCTCTCTTCAGGATCGCTTCCACCTCAGTGAAATCCACTCCCTCAATGTGATGGAGGGCTGCTGGGTCCTCTATGAGATGCCTAGCTACAGGGGACGGCAGTTCCTGCTCAGGCCAGGGGAGTACAGGAGATATCTTGACTGGGGGGCTGCAAATGCCAAAGTTGGCTCTTTTAGACGAGTCATGGATTTTTACTGA
- the LOC110321857 gene encoding gamma-crystallin C yields the protein MGKITFFEDRSFQGRCYECSSDCPNLQTYFSRCNSVRVDSGCWMLYERPNYQGHQYFLRRGEYPDYQQWMGFSDSIRSCRLIPHQTGSHRMRLYEKEDHKGVMMELSEDCSCIQDRFHLSEVHSLHVLEGCWVLYEMPNYRGRQYLLRPQEYRRYQDWGAVDAKAGSLRKVVDLY from the exons ATGGGGAAG ATCACCTTCTTCGAGGACCGCAGCTTCCAGGGCCGCTGCTATGAGTGCAGCAGCGACTGCCCCAACCTGCAGACCTACTTCAGCCGCTGCAATTCTGTGCGCGTGGACAGTGGCTGCTGGATGCTCTATGAGCGCCCCAACTACCAGGGCCACCAGTACTTCCTGAGACGTGGAGAATACCCTGACTACCAGCAGTGGATGGGTTTCAGCGACTCCATCCGCTCCTGCCGCCTCATCCCCCAC CAGACAGGTTCCCACAGAATGCGGCTGTATGAGAAAGAAGATCACAAAGGCGTCATGATGGAGCTGAGTGAGGATTGCTCCTGCATCCAGGATCGCTTCCACCTCAGTGAGGTGCACTCGCTGCATGTGCTGGAGGGCTGCTGGGTTCTCTATGAGATGCCTAACTACCGAGGCCGCCAGTATCTGCTGAGGCCTCAAGAGTACCGGCGCTACCAGGACTGGGGCGCTGTAGATGCTAAGGCGGGCTCTTTGCGGAAGGTGGTAGATTTATACTAA